The following nucleotide sequence is from Lacinutrix sp. Hel_I_90.
TGTGCCAAATTTTATTTTGGCAGCCTGTAATGTTTTGTATATAAATGGTGCTGCTCTTTTATAATCAGGTTTTAGTCTTATGTTCCTTGAACTCATTGCTAGCCCACTTTCTTCTCTGTGAATTTTCCAGCCCTTAACTTGTACTGGACAGTTATGTTTTTCAGTTAACTTTTTTATGATTGCTAATTGCTGATAATCCTTTTCACCAAAATACGCTTGGTCTGGTTTTACAATTTCAAAAAGTCGCTTTACTACAGTGGCAACACCGTCAAAATGTCCTGTTCTAAACCTTCCTTCCATTTCGAATTCGAGACCGTCAAAATTAAAATGTTCCACTTTTGTATCGGCTCCATATAAATCTTCAACACTAGGGGCATAAATAATAATAGCTTTAGAAACTGTTTCCAGAAGTTTTACATCTTTATCAAGCGTTCTTGGGTATTTTTTTAAATCTTCGGCATTGTCAAATTGTGTTGGGTTTACAAAAATACTTACGACACATAGCGCATTATTAGCTAACGCCTCTCTTACCAAAGACAAGTGCCCATAATGTAAAGCACCCATTGTAGGCACGAAACCCACGGTGATCCCTTGGGCTTTATAGTGAGCAATATGCTTTTGAATTTTACTTTTATCCTTGAAAACAGTCATTTTTAATATAAAATTAACGCGTGCAAACTTAATATATTAGTCGCAATCTGCATAAAATTTTGTACTTTTGCGTGTTTTTTATTTTGATTTTTCCAAAAGCCAAACCTCACATACCAAAAGTTTTTGAGGTTTTTTTAAAACGTTAAGCTATTAACAACCCTATTTTGAACTAGTAAAACTAATGTATGAAAGATAAGAGAATATTATACGTGTCGTCTGAAGTGGTGCCTTATTTACCTGAAACTGAGATTTCTTCAATGTCATTTGAAACTCCAAGAATGGTGAACCAGCAGGGCGGACAGATAAGAATATTCATGCCCAGATACGGAAACATTAACGAAAGAAGACACCAGCTTCATGAAGTCATTCGTTTATCTGGAATTAATTTAGTGATCAATGATTTAGATATGCCTTTAATTATAAAGGTCGCCTCGATACCAAAAGAACGTATTCAGGTCTATTTTATTGATAATGATGAGTATTTTAAAAGAAAAGCAACACTTACAGATGAGGATGGAAATTTATTTCCTGATAACGATGAGCGTGCTATTTTCTTTGCCAAAGGCGTTATTGAAACTGTAAAAAAATTAAACTGGTCTCCAGATATTATTCATGTTCATGGTTGGCTAGCTTCCCTGTTACCGCTGTACCTAAAACAGTTTTATAAAGACGAACCTTTATTTAATGAAAGTAAAATTGTTACGTCTGTATACAATCAAAGTTTCGAAAAAGCGTTAAACAAAGACCTAATTAACAAAGTCTCGTTTGATAATATAGACCCAAGTACTATTAAGGCATTAAAAGACCCTACCTATAATAACCTAATGAAAGTAGCAATCGACCAGTCTGATGCACTTATTATAGGTTCAAAAGAAATACCTGAAGAACTAGAAAATTATTTAAAAGAATCTAAAAAACCTGTGCTAGACTTTAAAGATAAAGATGAATTTGCAGAAGCATACACAGAGTTTTATAATACAAGCGTATTACAATAATTACCTATGAAAAAGATAATTTACAGCCTTAAATTTATAACATTACTTACTTTAATACTGGGTATTTCTGTATCATGTGATAACGATTTCTCAAATATCGAAAGCGATATTCAAGGCATAAAAAACTTTGAAGCCACCAGCAAATTATTTCCTATGGTTGCTAAAACCAGATTGTTTACGCCTTTCACTCCTGCCGGAAACGAAGATTTTGTAGGCGTGCAAGCAGATAATTTACCAGGAACGCTTTTAGGTGTTTATAAAGACCCTAACGGTGTTTTTGGCATCACAGAAGCTAATCTGACTGCCCAGCTAGTTCCCACTAATTTCAATACTGATTTTGGCACAAATCCTGTTTTGGAATCTGTGATCCTAAATATTCCTTATTTTTCCACATTAGTAAGCACAGACGGTGAAGGTAATAATACCTATACTTTAGACTCCATATATGGCAACACCAATGTTGAATACAAATTATCTATCTATAGAAATAATTATCTTTTAAGAGATTTAAATCCTGATGCAGATTTTGAAAATCCGCAATGTTATTATTCTAATCAGCAAGAATTGTTTGACGCTACAGTTGCTGCAGCAGACTTAATCTATGAGAACACGGCATTTAAACCAGATCCATCAGAGCATGTTGTTATCGGGGAACTTGACCCAGACACTGGGGAACAAGAAGATACAACGCGTTTTCCTCCAGGCCTAAGAATTGATTTAACCGTTGATCCTGACCCTGTTCCAGATAACATCTATGTGAACACCTCCTTTTTTTCAGATTTACTTTTTGTTAATGCTACGTCTAATGATTTAAGTAATAAAAATCTATTTACTAATTATTTTAGAGGTCTAATCTTTAAATTTGAAAGCAGTACTGATGGAAGTATATTCTATGTAAACATGGATGGCGCAAGTATTGTTGTAGACTATACTAACGATGAAGAAATAGAATCTGAAGAGCCTTTTGATGTTAGAGATGCTACAGCCTACAGATTACAATTTAATGGCAACACCGTAAATACTTTTAACACTATTAGCAATGAAGATGTAGAGGGTCGTGAAGACAACCTTTACCTTAAAGGCGGTGATGGGGCGCTTGCTGAATTGAATTTATTTGCAGGTAACATTGAAGATGATGAGGGCAACCTAGTTGATGCTTTAACTTACTTTAAAGGTAAAAAAGACCAATGGTTAATTAACGAAGCGAATCTTGTATTTTACGTAAATAAAGGTTTAATTACTAACAGTGAACCAGAAGATGAGCCAGAACGTGTCATACTTTACGATTTAACAAACAATATCCCCATCGCTGATTACTTTTTAGATGGTAGTGCCAGTAATAATACAAACCAATCAAGAACCCAATTTTCCGAAATATTAAAACGTGACAGTAATGGTGAAGGTGTGCGCTATAAATTCCGAATTACTAACCATATCAATAATATTTTACAAAGAGACTCCACAAATGTTAAGTTAGGCCTATATTTAACCTATAATATTAATCAACCAATATTTATCTCTGGTGGTATTGAAAGAATTGTAAAATCTAAAATTCAAGGCGTTAACAACGACGAAGAGAGTTCTACTATTGATGCACTTCCGCCTGCAAGCATACTAAGCCCTAAAGGAACAATTCTTTATGGAAGTGGCAACTTACCAGAAGGACAGAAAGCAGAATTCGAAATATTTTATACAGAACCAGAAAACTAATAGTATATGTGTGGTATCGTTGGATATATAGGCAAAAAAGAAGCTTATCCCATTATTTTGGAAGGACTAAAAAGACTGGAATATCGTGGTTATGACAGTGCTGGAATCGCTTTATATGATGGTAAAAATTTAAAGCTTTCAAAAACTAAAGGCAAAGTTTCTGATTTAGAAGAACAAATAAGTAAAGACATCACAACCAGTGGTGCGGTTGGTATTGGACATACCAGATGGGCAACACACGGTGTTCCCAACGATGTTAATTCACACCCACATTACTCAAACTCTGGAGATTTAGTCATTATCCATAATGGCATTATAGAAAACTACGCCTCTATAAAGAAAGAGCTTATTAACAGGGGCTATACTTTTAGTTCTGATACAGATACAGAAGTACTTATCAATCTTATTGAAGATGTTAAAAAGAATGAAAAAGTTAAACTTGGAAAAGCAGTTCAGATCGCATTAAACCAAGTAGTTGGCGCTTATGCCATAGCCGTTTTTGATAAAAATAAGCCAGATGAAATCGTGGTCGCAAAATTAGGTAGCCCATTAGCTATTGGTATTGGAAATGACGAATTTTTTATTGCCAGCGACGCAACTCCTTTTTTAGAGTATACTAAGAAAGCCATCTATTTAGAAGATGAAGAAATGGCTATTATAAGTTTAAGAAAGGGTGTGAAAATAAGAAAAATTAAAGATGATTCTTTAGTAGACCCATATATTCAAGAACTCCAATTAAACTTAGAACAGATTGTTAAAGGTGGTTACGAACATTTCATGTTAAAAGAAATTCATGAACAACCAGAAGCTATTAAGGATACGTACAGAGGTCGTTTAAGAGTTAAAGAAGGCATTATCAAAATGTCTGGGATTGATGATAATCTTGAAAGAATTTTGAATGCGAACAGAATAATCATTATTGCCTGTGGTACATCATGGCATGCTGGTTTAGTTGCAGAATACATTTTTGAAGATTTAGCACGTATCCCTGTTGAAGTAGAATACGCCTCTGAATTTAGATATAGAAATCCAGTAATTTCAGAAAAAGATGTGGTTATCGCCATTTCACAATCTGGTGAAACTGCAGACACTTTAGCGGCTGTCAAGCTCGCAAAATCAAAAGGCGCTTTTGTTTTTGGTGTTTGTAATGTTGTTGGTTCTTCTATTGCTAGAGAGACTCATGCTGGTGCTTATACGCATGCTGGACCTGAAATAGGAGTAGCCTCTACAAAAGCATTCACTACCCAAATAACTGTTTTAACACTAATCGCCTTAAAACTAGCGAAAGAAAAAGGAACAATTTCTAAATCTCAATTTCAGCATCACTTATACGAACTAGAACTAATCCCAGGTAAAGTTGAAAAAGCACTACTTTCTGATAGCCATATTAAAGAAGTAGCTGAGATATACAAAGACGCTAAAAACTGTTTATACTTAGGAAGAGGTTATAATTTCCCAGTAGCACTTGAAGGCGCTTTAAAGTTAAAAGAAATTTCCTATATCCATGCAGAAGGGTACCCTGCAGCAGAAATGAAACACGGTCCTATTGCACTAATTGACGAACATATGCCAGTTTTTGTTATCGCTACAAAGAAAGGACACTATGAAAAAGTAGTAAGTAATATTCAAGAAATAAAATCCAGAAAAGGAAAAATTATTGCTATCGTAACAGAAGGAGATACCGACGTAAAAGTGCTAGCAGATCACATTATAGAAGTTCCTGAAACACTCGAGTCATTAACACCACTATTAACAACTATCCCGCTTCAACTATTATCGTATCATATTGCTGTTCTTTTGAATAGAAATGTGGACCAACCAAGAAATTTAGCGAAATCTGTTACGGTTGAGTAATATTTTTTTCACATTTTAATTCATATAAATTTAATTTTGGGCCTTATTCTATGCGACTTTCATAAAATAAGGCCTTCTCTTTTGGCATAAATTTATTATGCACGCATAAATTCCTTTAAGATTTTTTTAAGATTTGGTTAAAAACCGTATATTGGCATCTATAATTTAACTAAATCTAAAAAATGAAAACAATTTTATCTATAGTATTGTTGGCTTTCTGCGGAATCACATTCGCTCAAACAACAATGACTGGAACCGTTGCGGATAATACCGGGCGACCAATTGCCGGTGCAAATGTTATTATCGTTGGCACCTCATCAGGAAACACCACTGATTTCGACGGGACTTTTACAATAACAACAGACAGCACACCTCCGTTTACGGTTCAAGCAAGTAGTGTGGGTTATTCGACTGAAGTCATGGATGTTACGTCTAGCAGTCAGACCTTAGACTTTGTACTTCAAGAAGGAAGTATTCTTGACGAAGTTGTTATTTCAGCATCTAGAACACCAGAACGTATTTTTGAATCCCCTGTTACGGTTGAACGTTTCGGTTTAAAAGAAATAAAAAACACGGCTTCTGCAGATTTCTACGATGGGTTAGAAAATCTTAAAGGTGTCGATGTTAACACAAACAGTTTAACCTTTAAATCTGTGAACACCCGTGGTTTTGCAACCTTTGCAAATACGCGTTTTATGCAGTTAGTAGATGGCATGGACAACTCTACCCCAGCTTTAAACTTCCCTATCGGGAATTTAGTAGGGATGATTGAGACAGATGTATTAAGTGTAGAATTACTGCCTGGTGCCTCTTCTGCTTTATATGGCGCAAATGCCTTTAACGGTATTTTATTCATGAGAAGTAAAAATCCATTTGATCACGCTGGTATTAGCGGTTACCTTAAGCAAGGTATTACTTCTCAAGAAGCAGCTGGCGATAACGCATACACAGATGCTGGTATTAGAATGGCTCATAAATTCTCAGATAAATTTGCTGCTAAAGTAAACTTTGGCTACTTAAAAGGAACCGATTGGGCAGCAACAAGTGAGGTGGATAAAACGGATCCTACAAAAACACGTGCAAACACTAACTATGACGGTATTAACGTTTATGGAGATGAAGTATCTACAAATATTAGAGCGGCTTCAGGTCTAGGAATCATTCCAGATGTTGTTGTTAGTAGAACAGGATATAACGAGCGCGACTTAACCAATTATAATGCAGAAAGTATTAAAGCAGATTGGGGATTATACTTTAGACCTATTGAAGATAATAGTTTAGAATTATCTTACGTTGGTAAAGTAGGGACAGGTACAACAATTTACCAAGGCACAAACAGATACAATATAAAAGGCTTTTTTCAAGAACAGCACAAACTTGAAGTAAAAAATGATAACTTCTTCTTAAGAGGCTATGTTGTAGGCGATAAATCTGGTGATTCATACGATATGGTATTCACTGGTATTAATATTAACAGAGCCTGGAAAAGTGATTCACAATGGTTTCAGGAATATATTGCTACTTATGCAGGTATTGAGCTAAGTGGTAACCCACAAGGCTTATCAGAGCAACAAAAACATGATGCTTCAAGAGCTGTTGCAGATACAGGGCGTTTTTTACCTGGATCAGCAGAATATAAAGCTGCATTCAATAGAAGTGTAAACGATCCAGATTTAAGTACTGGTTCTAAATTCCAGGATGCCTCGAAATACTACCATTCAGATGCAAACTATAATTTTAGTCACTTAACAGACTTTGCAGATATTCAAGTTGGAGCCTCTTTTAGAAGCTACGATTTAAATTCTGGTGGAACGATTTATACCGATAAAGACGGTAATATTACCTATTCAGAATTAGGCGTATATACTCAAATTCAAAAAGATTTTGATGTTACTGACGATATGGAGTTAAAAATAACAGCTTCTGCGCGTTATGACAAATCTGAATTATTCGACGGTTTTGTATCACCAAGATTATCGGCGGGCCTAACAGTAAATAGAGACCACAACATTAGAGCTTCTGTTCAAACAGGTTTTAGAAACCCAACCACTCAAGATTTATTTATTGGTTTAGATGCTGGCCGTGCTATTTTAATTGGTTCAGGGGCTGATAACCTAGCAAGATATTCAAGAACTTTTGCTGTAAGCACTGAAGGTCAAACCACTTATGGTCAACCTTCTACAGTTACTCAAACAGGTGCAAATGCCTATAACAATTCTTACTCTGCTTCTGCTGTTCAACAATTTGCTAACACAGGAAATCCTGCATTATTAACGACTGCTGACGCTATTGCAAACCCAGATTTAGTAAAACCAGAACAAGTAACTTCAGTAGAAGTTGGGTATAGAGGTCGCTTTGATAAATTAATTGTAGACTTTAGTGCATATTACAACCAATACAAAGATTTCATCTCTCAAGAAGTTGTGATTTCTCCTTACTACGGTACTGTTGGCGATAACGGCTTATCTATTCAAGCTATAGCAAACGGCGATTTCCAGACCTATAGTGCTTATACAAACTCCAGTGCAGATGTAGGGTCTTATGGTGCGTCTTTAGGCTTATCTACTAAGGTTTTCGGAGATTTCGATTTAGGTGGAAGTTATACCTTTACTAAGCAGGATTTTGATCAGTCAAGTGATCCAGATTTAATGACCAGTTTTAACACACCAGAACACAAATTCAAAGCGTCTTTTGGTAACACAGACTTATTTACAAACTTTGGTTTTAATGTTGCTTATAGATTTAGTGATGATTATTTCTGGGAAGCTACTTTTGGTAATGGTATTGTACCAGAATACCATACTATAGATGCCCAAATAAACTACCAAATTCCTAGTTTAAAAACAACACTTAAAGCTGGTGGAACTAATTTAGGAGGTCAAGAATACTTTACTGCTTTTGGTACTGGGTTTATTGGGTCTATGTACTATGTTGGTATTACTATTAACAACTTATAAAAAAGAAAAATTATGAAAAACATAAAATACTTATGGCTGCTAGCCATCGCATTAGGGCTAACCGCCTGTAATGATGAAAGTGATTTTGAAGACATGTTAGAAACACCAGAACCTGCTCCTGCTTTAGAAGTTGCAACGGCTGGAAGTGCTGATTTCTCTACATTTGTATCTGTAGGAGCCTCTTTTACTGCTGGATATACTGATAATGCTCTTTTTATTGCTAGTCAAGAAAATTCTTTCCCAAACATTATGGCTAAAGAATTTGCTAAAGTTGGTGGTGGTACGTTTTCACAACCGCTTATGAATGACAATTATGGCGGACTTATTTTAGGAGGAAGTCCTGTAATAAACCCAGTAACTAATCAAAGACTTTTTACAGAAAGATTAGTTTTTGGAGGCGCAGGTCCCGTACCGTTACAAAGCGTTAACCCGTCTGCCATGTCTACAACAGATTTTGCATTAAATAACCCAACAGGACCTTTTAATAATTTTGGTGTTCCTGGCGCAAAAAGCTTTCACATGATAGCTCCTGGATACGGTAATCTATCTAATTTTCCTGCAGCAGCAAACCCTTATGCTATACGCATGACTGGTTCAACCCCTAATGCTTCAATGTTAGAATTAGCTGTAGCACAAAATGCAACTTTCTTCACCTTAAGTGAAGTTGGTGGAAACGACGTTTTAGGTTATGCTACTTCTGGAGGTGATGGCTCTAACCCTATTACTCCAACTGCTACTTTTGATTTTGCATTGAATACTTTAGTAACAGGATTAACAGCTAACGGCGCAAAAGGAGCCATTGGAAACTTACCCGATATTACTAGTTTATCTTTTTTCACAACGGTTGCTCATAACCCTGTTCCTTTAGACGCAGCGACAGCTAACTTTTTAAATACTGCCAGTCCTTATGCAGCATACAATGCGGGGATTGTTCAAGCTTATGCTTTTTTAGTAGCCAATACACCGCTAACACAAGAAATGGCTGATGCTGAAATAGCACAGAGAACGATTGTTTTTGCTGAAGCTGAAGATAATGCTCTTGTTATTATCGATGAAGACTTAAGAGATTTAACAGCCTTAAACCCGGCTTTAGTAAATTTAAGACAAGCTACAAGTACCGATTTAATTACACTTACTGCTGCCTCACAGATACCAACTGGCCTAGGTGTTTCATCACCAATGGGAGACAGTTTTGTATTAACCCCACAAGAACAACAAGAAATTGCTGATGCTACAGCTGCTTACAATGCATCAATTTCTGCTGCTGCTACTAGCAATGGCTTAGCTTTAGTTGATTTAAACAGTATTCTAGCGCAAGCAGCAACAATGGGTATTCAGTTTGATAACTATAATTTAAGCACCAACTTAGTTACTGGTGGCCTAATAAGTTTAGACGGTGTTCATTTAAATGCTAGAGGTTATGCTTTAATGGCTAATGCTTTCTTAGATGCTATTGACACTACTTACGGTTCTAACTTTAGAGCTTCTGGAAATGTAGCAAAAGCTGACGATTACGGCGTTACATATTCGCCTTCATTACAATAATAAAACAAAATTTATATGTTTAAAAACGCCTTCTATACGAAG
It contains:
- a CDS encoding glycogen/starch synthase — translated: MKDKRILYVSSEVVPYLPETEISSMSFETPRMVNQQGGQIRIFMPRYGNINERRHQLHEVIRLSGINLVINDLDMPLIIKVASIPKERIQVYFIDNDEYFKRKATLTDEDGNLFPDNDERAIFFAKGVIETVKKLNWSPDIIHVHGWLASLLPLYLKQFYKDEPLFNESKIVTSVYNQSFEKALNKDLINKVSFDNIDPSTIKALKDPTYNNLMKVAIDQSDALIIGSKEIPEELENYLKESKKPVLDFKDKDEFAEAYTEFYNTSVLQ
- a CDS encoding lipase, whose amino-acid sequence is MKNIKYLWLLAIALGLTACNDESDFEDMLETPEPAPALEVATAGSADFSTFVSVGASFTAGYTDNALFIASQENSFPNIMAKEFAKVGGGTFSQPLMNDNYGGLILGGSPVINPVTNQRLFTERLVFGGAGPVPLQSVNPSAMSTTDFALNNPTGPFNNFGVPGAKSFHMIAPGYGNLSNFPAAANPYAIRMTGSTPNASMLELAVAQNATFFTLSEVGGNDVLGYATSGGDGSNPITPTATFDFALNTLVTGLTANGAKGAIGNLPDITSLSFFTTVAHNPVPLDAATANFLNTASPYAAYNAGIVQAYAFLVANTPLTQEMADAEIAQRTIVFAEAEDNALVIIDEDLRDLTALNPALVNLRQATSTDLITLTAASQIPTGLGVSSPMGDSFVLTPQEQQEIADATAAYNASISAAATSNGLALVDLNSILAQAATMGIQFDNYNLSTNLVTGGLISLDGVHLNARGYALMANAFLDAIDTTYGSNFRASGNVAKADDYGVTYSPSLQ
- the glmS gene encoding glutamine--fructose-6-phosphate transaminase (isomerizing), which produces MCGIVGYIGKKEAYPIILEGLKRLEYRGYDSAGIALYDGKNLKLSKTKGKVSDLEEQISKDITTSGAVGIGHTRWATHGVPNDVNSHPHYSNSGDLVIIHNGIIENYASIKKELINRGYTFSSDTDTEVLINLIEDVKKNEKVKLGKAVQIALNQVVGAYAIAVFDKNKPDEIVVAKLGSPLAIGIGNDEFFIASDATPFLEYTKKAIYLEDEEMAIISLRKGVKIRKIKDDSLVDPYIQELQLNLEQIVKGGYEHFMLKEIHEQPEAIKDTYRGRLRVKEGIIKMSGIDDNLERILNANRIIIIACGTSWHAGLVAEYIFEDLARIPVEVEYASEFRYRNPVISEKDVVIAISQSGETADTLAAVKLAKSKGAFVFGVCNVVGSSIARETHAGAYTHAGPEIGVASTKAFTTQITVLTLIALKLAKEKGTISKSQFQHHLYELELIPGKVEKALLSDSHIKEVAEIYKDAKNCLYLGRGYNFPVALEGALKLKEISYIHAEGYPAAEMKHGPIALIDEHMPVFVIATKKGHYEKVVSNIQEIKSRKGKIIAIVTEGDTDVKVLADHIIEVPETLESLTPLLTTIPLQLLSYHIAVLLNRNVDQPRNLAKSVTVE
- a CDS encoding TonB-dependent receptor domain-containing protein — protein: MKTILSIVLLAFCGITFAQTTMTGTVADNTGRPIAGANVIIVGTSSGNTTDFDGTFTITTDSTPPFTVQASSVGYSTEVMDVTSSSQTLDFVLQEGSILDEVVISASRTPERIFESPVTVERFGLKEIKNTASADFYDGLENLKGVDVNTNSLTFKSVNTRGFATFANTRFMQLVDGMDNSTPALNFPIGNLVGMIETDVLSVELLPGASSALYGANAFNGILFMRSKNPFDHAGISGYLKQGITSQEAAGDNAYTDAGIRMAHKFSDKFAAKVNFGYLKGTDWAATSEVDKTDPTKTRANTNYDGINVYGDEVSTNIRAASGLGIIPDVVVSRTGYNERDLTNYNAESIKADWGLYFRPIEDNSLELSYVGKVGTGTTIYQGTNRYNIKGFFQEQHKLEVKNDNFFLRGYVVGDKSGDSYDMVFTGININRAWKSDSQWFQEYIATYAGIELSGNPQGLSEQQKHDASRAVADTGRFLPGSAEYKAAFNRSVNDPDLSTGSKFQDASKYYHSDANYNFSHLTDFADIQVGASFRSYDLNSGGTIYTDKDGNITYSELGVYTQIQKDFDVTDDMELKITASARYDKSELFDGFVSPRLSAGLTVNRDHNIRASVQTGFRNPTTQDLFIGLDAGRAILIGSGADNLARYSRTFAVSTEGQTTYGQPSTVTQTGANAYNNSYSASAVQQFANTGNPALLTTADAIANPDLVKPEQVTSVEVGYRGRFDKLIVDFSAYYNQYKDFISQEVVISPYYGTVGDNGLSIQAIANGDFQTYSAYTNSSADVGSYGASLGLSTKVFGDFDLGGSYTFTKQDFDQSSDPDLMTSFNTPEHKFKASFGNTDLFTNFGFNVAYRFSDDYFWEATFGNGIVPEYHTIDAQINYQIPSLKTTLKAGGTNLGGQEYFTAFGTGFIGSMYYVGITINNL
- a CDS encoding DUF4270 domain-containing protein, with the protein product MKKIIYSLKFITLLTLILGISVSCDNDFSNIESDIQGIKNFEATSKLFPMVAKTRLFTPFTPAGNEDFVGVQADNLPGTLLGVYKDPNGVFGITEANLTAQLVPTNFNTDFGTNPVLESVILNIPYFSTLVSTDGEGNNTYTLDSIYGNTNVEYKLSIYRNNYLLRDLNPDADFENPQCYYSNQQELFDATVAAADLIYENTAFKPDPSEHVVIGELDPDTGEQEDTTRFPPGLRIDLTVDPDPVPDNIYVNTSFFSDLLFVNATSNDLSNKNLFTNYFRGLIFKFESSTDGSIFYVNMDGASIVVDYTNDEEIESEEPFDVRDATAYRLQFNGNTVNTFNTISNEDVEGREDNLYLKGGDGALAELNLFAGNIEDDEGNLVDALTYFKGKKDQWLINEANLVFYVNKGLITNSEPEDEPERVILYDLTNNIPIADYFLDGSASNNTNQSRTQFSEILKRDSNGEGVRYKFRITNHINNILQRDSTNVKLGLYLTYNINQPIFISGGIERIVKSKIQGVNNDEESSTIDALPPASILSPKGTILYGSGNLPEGQKAEFEIFYTEPEN
- the panC gene encoding pantoate--beta-alanine ligase, whose amino-acid sequence is MTVFKDKSKIQKHIAHYKAQGITVGFVPTMGALHYGHLSLVREALANNALCVVSIFVNPTQFDNAEDLKKYPRTLDKDVKLLETVSKAIIIYAPSVEDLYGADTKVEHFNFDGLEFEMEGRFRTGHFDGVATVVKRLFEIVKPDQAYFGEKDYQQLAIIKKLTEKHNCPVQVKGWKIHREESGLAMSSRNIRLKPDYKRAAPFIYKTLQAAKIKFGTKSAKEVTEWVEKQFAQHELLELEYFSIADIKTLKPVKRKSKTKTYRAFIAAYADDIRLIDNIALN